The genomic window TAATTCTTTCGGGAATTAACCACGGTTCAAATTCATCGGTAAGCATTATCTACTCAGGAACAATGGCCGCAACAATTGAGGGTAGCCTTTACAATGTACCATCAATAGGATTCTCGCTGCTCGATTACGGTAGCAATCCCGATTTCTCTGCCGCCGTGCATCATGGTAGACCAATAATTGAAGCTGTTCTTGAGAATGGATTATCGAACAGATCGTGCCTAAACGTTAACTTCCCAGTATTACCAGTTGATAGGATTAAAGGGATAAAAATCTGTAGGCAGAATAATGGCATTTGGAGGGAAGAGTTTGAAAAACGAACCGATCCACGTGGTCAGGACTACTTCTGGCTAACAGGCTTTTTTCATAATAACGAACCCGATGCAACAGATACTGATGAATGGGCGTTAGCAAACGGCTACATATCTATTGTGCCAATAACCACCGATTTTACAAATTATAAGGAGATTGAAAGATTAAATCAATGGAATTTTAATAAACAGGATCAAAAATATGCTGGAAAAAATCGATAGGCAATGGATTGGCTTTGTTTTGGGAATGATTGTACCCATAATAGCCTTCTTTGGAATCTACTTCTTTGGGTTTAAATACAAAAGTTTGATTTCGTTCTACGAGATGATTTTAGCAAGAGGATTCTTTTCGCAGATACTTAGCTTAGCGGTTATTCCTAATGTTGCAGTCTTTTTCATATTTATTTGGACAAATAAACTTAGTGCTGCCAAAGGGGTACTTGCTGCAACAATTGTTATGGCTCTTGTAGTTTTTGGATTGAAGATATTTGGATAGATTTGATATTATAAAGTCTAAAATATTTCGATGCGAACCCTTTCAGGGTTCAAAACCCTGAAAGGGTTAACATGTGTTTACAACTTATTAATGAAATTTTTATACAAAACGGTTTTAGAATGAAATACTACCTTGTTGCTGGTGAAGCCTCTGGCGATTTACACGCATCAAACCTAATGCGCGGAATTAAGAAGCAGGATTCGAATGCAGAATTCCGTTTCTTTGGGGGTGACCTAATGGTAGCTCAGGGAGGAACTCTGGTAAAACATTATCGTGAAATGGCATTCATGGGATTCGTTGAAGTGCTGATGAATCTCAAATCAATCTCTAAAAATCTTCGTCTTTGCAAGGAGGATATAGTTGCTTATAAACCAGATGTTATAATTTTGGTTGATTACCCCGGTTTTAACCTTCGAATTGCAAGATTTGCCAAAGAGTCAGGATTCAAAGTGTTTTATTATATAGCACCCAAGGTTTGGGCGTGGAAGGAGTCTCGGGTTAAAATATTGAAAAACTATGTTGATCAACTCTTCATCATATTCCCTTTCGAAATAGATTATTTCAGGAAACATTCAATTGAACCAATTTTTCAGGGAAACCCTTCAATTGATGCCATTGCCTTTAAGCTGGATAAGAATCAGGTATTTGGTGAGTTTATTAAACAGAATAATCTCCCAAATAAACCTATAATTGCACTGGTTGCGGGTAGCCGGAAGCAGGAGATTAAGTACAACCTGCCCATAATGCTAAAAATGGTTGATAGATTTCCCGATTATCAATTCGTTATAGCCGGAGCACCATCACTTGGGGCAAGTGTCTATGAACCATATTTTAAAGGCAAAACCGTTTCAATTGTGTTTGGGCAAACCTATCAGCTATTCAGGCATAGTACCTTGGCACTGGTAACATCTGGCACTGCCACACTGGAATCGGCATTGCTCAATGTTCCCGAAGTTGTTTGCTACAAGGGAGGGTTCTTCTCCATGCTCATTGCATGGATTGTAATTAAAGTCAAGTATATCTCGCTGGTTAACCTAATAATGGATCGCGAAGTGGTGAAGGAACTAAAGCAGTACGATCTTAACCCATCAAGACTCTACAAAGAGGCATCAATTCTACTACCTGGCTGCAAGCAGAGGGACGATATGTTAGATGATTTCTCCAAGTTAAGGCAGATTTTAGGAGGTGAGGGTTCTTCGGAACGAGTTGGGGCACGAGTGGTTAACCTTTTAAAACAATAAATTCAATTTTTGGCAATGAATAGAACTTTATTGGTTACTTTAAGCCTTTTGCTCTGCACAAGCCTTTATTCACAGAAATTAAGCATCAGCCTTTTCAACGATTTAAGCTTAAATACAGTTTTGGTAACACCAACAGAAGGTAGTTACAAACTTATAACAGGAAAGGAGGAGATTCAGCTCAGAACAGATCAAATAATCTATTTGAGTAGGGTTGGGGATTCTATTCTCGTTCGCGATGCTAATTCAAACCTAGGAACTTGGGCAAGAGTCTCAATTGTTGGGCAAACCGAAAACGATGCCATTCGGGTTAAACCCATACTTCCATCGTTTCCTGCTCGGAACTATAGCGATAATATCAGCCTATATGTGGAATTCAATAGGCTTATGGTAATCAATATGATTGACCGCGAAAAGTATATTGCATCTGTGGTTGAGGCGGAATCTGGTCCAAATAAAGATGAAGAGTTCTACAAAGC from Bacteroidia bacterium includes these protein-coding regions:
- the surE gene encoding 5'/3'-nucleotidase SurE, whose protein sequence is MGNSIETRKPVILVTNDDGFRAKGIEALIEMAKPFGRIIAVAPDEGNSGMSHAITIKTPLRLKKRQRTDDVEFYSVNGTPVDCVKLAMNQLFTNPPDLILSGINHGSNSSVSIIYSGTMAATIEGSLYNVPSIGFSLLDYGSNPDFSAAVHHGRPIIEAVLENGLSNRSCLNVNFPVLPVDRIKGIKICRQNNGIWREEFEKRTDPRGQDYFWLTGFFHNNEPDATDTDEWALANGYISIVPITTDFTNYKEIERLNQWNFNKQDQKYAGKNR
- the lpxB gene encoding lipid-A-disaccharide synthase encodes the protein MKYYLVAGEASGDLHASNLMRGIKKQDSNAEFRFFGGDLMVAQGGTLVKHYREMAFMGFVEVLMNLKSISKNLRLCKEDIVAYKPDVIILVDYPGFNLRIARFAKESGFKVFYYIAPKVWAWKESRVKILKNYVDQLFIIFPFEIDYFRKHSIEPIFQGNPSIDAIAFKLDKNQVFGEFIKQNNLPNKPIIALVAGSRKQEIKYNLPIMLKMVDRFPDYQFVIAGAPSLGASVYEPYFKGKTVSIVFGQTYQLFRHSTLALVTSGTATLESALLNVPEVVCYKGGFFSMLIAWIVIKVKYISLVNLIMDREVVKELKQYDLNPSRLYKEASILLPGCKQRDDMLDDFSKLRQILGGEGSSERVGARVVNLLKQ